The following is a genomic window from Citrifermentans bemidjiense Bem.
CTCAGCGAATAAGCCCAGCGACTTCACCATCAGCACGGTCATCGGGGTACGTCTCGACAACGTGGTGCCGAACGGCACTGTCAATGTCGACGTCACCTTCGGATCGCTCCCGGCAAATCCGGTCTTCTACAAAGTGACCAACGGCGTCTGGACCCCGGTGCCGAACCCTGTGGCGCGCAGCGGAAACGTCGTCACTTTCGCAGTTCAGGATAACAACCCGCTCCACGATTCCGACAACGCCCCCGGCTTCATCCAGGACCCCATCGTCGTCGGCAGCATCGGCGCCGCAACCGACCCCACCTCCGGCACCGGCAACAACATCGCCCCTCCGAGCAGCGGCGGCAGCAGCGGCGGTGGTTGCTTCATCGCGACGGCGGCCTTCGGCAGCTACCTCGACCCGCAGGTCGTGGTGCTCCGGCACTTCCGCGACAACGTGCTCATGAAGAGCGCGCCGGGCAGGGCGTTCGTGAAGTTCTACTACACCTACAGCCCGCCGGTCGCCGACTTCATCTACGAGCACGACCTCTTGAGGCTTTTGACCCGCTGGGCGCTCACCCCGCTGATCTTTGCCGTCAAGTACCCGCTGGCACTTCTGGCGCTGCCGGTCCTCTTCGCCTGGAGGCGGATGCGCGGCATTCAGGTGCCGGGCCGAGTGGAAGAGAAGGCATAACCTTATCCCCCTCACCCCCGTCCCCTCTCCCAGTGGGAGAGGGGAGCAAGGCTTGAGCTAAGCTTAGATTGAGGAGTGTTTTGATGTTCAAGAATTTTCTGGTGCTTACCCTGATGGTGCTTTCCCTTGCTGCATGCTCGAAACCGCCTGCCAAGGAGCAGGTACAGGCGGCTATCAAGAAGTTCATCCCGGTGAACTTCGAGGTTCTGCAGCTTTCCGAACTCAAAGAGGTCCCGGGCCTGTACGAAGTCGTAGTCAGCGTCAATCAGCAGCCGGTGGTTTTTTATGTGGACAAGAAAGCGAAGCACGTCTTTTCCGGCAGTGTGCTGTCTGTAGATACCAAGGGCAACCTCACAGTGGAGACGCAGAAGAAATTCCAGAAGAAGTAGTCGGACGATATCGTAAGAGGTACAGCGAAAGCCAGGGAAATAGCCTGGCTTTCGTTTGTCCGGTGATATTGTTTTGCCTGTGGCTGTATTTGTTGATATTATCCGCGAAAATCGCCGAGAAAATTGCTTTGCCGCTTGAATCGGCATTTGAAAATCGATGTTAGGAGTATGCATGTTCAGATATCTCACCGCGGGGGAATCGCACGGCCCGCAGTTGACCGCCATCGTGGAAGGGGTCCCTTCCGGCCTCAAGATCAGCGAAGCCGACATCAATGTCGATCTCGCGCGCAGGCAGGGAGGGTACGGCCGGGGCGGCCGCATGAAGATCGAGACGGACAAGGTGCAAATCCTATCCGGCGTGCGCTGGGGGGAGACCATGGGTTCTCCTATCACCCTGGTGGTGGAAAACTCCGACTGGGTTAACTGGGAAGAGCGCATGTCTCCCTACGCCGAACACCGTGACGACAGCATCAGGGTTACTCGCGCAAGACCCGGCCACGCCGACTTGCCGGGCGCCATGAAATACTGCCAAAGCGACGTGCGCAACATCCTGGAGCGCTCCAGCGCCCGCGAGACCGCCGTCCGCGTGGCGGTAGGCGCCGTGGCCAAGGCGTATCTCGCCCGTTTCGGCATCGCCGTGACCGGCTGCGTTCTCGAGTTGGGCGGGGTGAAGGCCGAGCGTCCCGACCTAGGCGTTAAAGCGCTGCAGGAGAAGATAGCTGCCTCACCTGTCTACACCTACGACCCCAAGGCGGAACTGGAGATGATCGCCGCCATCGACCGCGCCAAGGACGCCGGTGACACTCTGGGTGGTGTTGTTGAGGTGAGGGTGACCGGCCTGCCGGTTGGGCTTGGGAGCCATGTGCAGTGGGACCGCAGACTGGACGCCCGGCTCGCCGCGGCGGTGATGAGCATCCAGGCATTCAAAGGGGTCGAGGTTGGGGCCGGTTTCGAAACGGCGCGCCTTCCCGGCTCGCAGGTACATGACGAAATCTTCTTCGACCAGCAGCGGGTGGCGCGCGGGGAGAAGACCGGATTCTACCGCAACACCAACCGCGCCGGCGGGCTGGAAGGGGGGATCACCAACGGCGAGGAGATCGTGATCTGCGGCGCCATGAAGCCGATCCCGACCCTGTACCAGCCTCTGCAGTCCGTGGACATCCTGACCAAGGAGCCATTCGAGGCGACGGTGGAGCGCTCGGACTGCTGTGCCGTCCCGGCGGCGTCGGTCGTCGCCGAGGCGGTGGTCGCCATCGAGATAGCCTCGGCCTTCATGGACAAGTTCGGCGGCGACTCCGTTGCCGAGACGGCCAGGAACTACTCCTCGTACATCGAGTACCTTCGGGAATTCTAGGCTTAAGGCTCTCACCACTGAGGACACAGAGGTTCACAGAGGAACATCTGAGGAAACACAGATGAAAGGCCTGTAGATGTAACCTTTAACCAGTTTTTCCTTTGTGACCTCCGTGGACCTCAGTGACCTCTGTGTTCCGATTATGGATTTTTTGGGGTTTCTTTGAAGAACAACATCTTTATCACCGGTTTCATGGGGTGCGGCAAGACCAGCGTCGGCCGCGTCCTCTCCCAAAGACTCGGCTGGACCTTCGTCGATCTGGATCAGGTGATCGTGGACCGGGCGGGTACCAGTATCAAGGAAATCTTCGCTTCAAAGGGAGAGCCGGCTTTCAGGGCAGTTGAGACCGCCGCACTGGCGGAAGTTGCTTCCCGCCAGTCACAGGTTGTTTCCACCGGCGGCGGGGCGGTGATCGCGCCACAGAACCGGGAGGCCATGCGAGGCTCGGGCCGCATCGTCAACCTCACCGCGAGCGTCGAGACCATCGCCGCGCGCGTAACCGGCGACAGCGAACGCCCTCTTCTCGCCGCTGACGCATCGGTGGAACGGATCAGTTCCATGCTGCAAGGGCGCGAAGAGTATTATGCCGACGCCGACCTGCGCATCGACACCACGGGCAAGACCATAGAGGCGGTGGCCTCGGAAGTAATCGACTCTTTGAAGGGGTTTTTGTGATAGCTGAAAAGATCAGGGTCGCGCTTGACGAACGGAGTTACGACATCGAAATGGGCGCCGGCAATCTCGACAGAATCGGTTCCCTTTGCCGCGAAGTCGGCCTGTCCGGAACGGCGGCGGTGGTCAGCAACACCACCGTGGCCCCGCTCTATTACGAAACTGTCAGGCTCTCCATGGAGCGCGCAGGGTACCGGGTGGTGCCGGTAACTCTCCCGGACGGTGAGGGGTACAAGAACAGCGCTACGTTGAACCTGATCTACGACGGCCTGGTAGACGCCTCGCTCGACCGCGGCTCCTTCATCCTGGCCTTAGGCGGCGGGGTCATCGGCGACATGGCCGGGTTCGCCGCCGCAAGTTACCTGCGCGGCATCCCCTTCGTCCAAATTCCCACCACGCTTCTCTCCCAGGTCGACTCCAGTGTCGGCGGCAAGACCGGCATCAACCATCCCCGCGGCAAGAACCTGATCGGCGCCTTCTACCAGCCCAAAGCGGTCCTCATCGACGTCGCCACCCTCGATACCCTCCCGAAAAGGGAGTTCCTGAGCGGTCTGGGAGAGATCGTCAAGTACGGTGCGGTGCTGGACGGCGGCTTTTTCGATTTCCTGGAAAAAAACGCGAAACTGCTATTGGCCCGCGACAAGGAGGCCCTGATCCAGGCGGTCAGCCGCAGCTGCGCCATCAAGGCGAAGGTCGTGGCGGAGGACGAACGGGAAGGTGGGGTGCGCGCCGTGCTGAACTACGGGCACACCCTGGGGCACGCCGTGGAGACCCTCACCGGTTACACCCGCTACCTGCACGGGGAGGCGGTCGCTATCGGCATGGTACAGGCTGCGCGGCTCTCCCAGCACTACGGCTTCTGCTCCCAGGCGGATCGGGAGCGCATCGAGGCCCTGGTCGTGGCGCTGGGGCTGCCGACAGAACTTCCTTCCTTCCCGCCTCAGCAGTACAGGGAGGCGCTCTCGCACGACAAGAAGGTACGCGACAAGGGACTCTTGTTCATCTGCAACCAGGGGATTGGTGCCTACCGCATGGAAAGGCTCACCGACCTGGGGGCGCTTCTGGAGATCTGTGGCATAGGAGAATGACATGGTAGAGGACGCTTTATCCTTCTGGACGGAGATACAGCGCTACGAGGACATGCTGGCAACCGATGCCAAGAACTTGTGCTTCGCGCCCCTCTCGGAGCTGTACCGAAAGCTTGGCCTTCTGGACGATGCCATCATGGTGGCTGAGAAAGGGTGCGCCGCACATCCCGACCTCCCTGCCGGTTTCCTGGCCCTTGGCACTGCCTGTTACGCGAAGGGGCTTACCGGCCAGGCGCGCAACGCCTTGGAGCGGGCGGTGGCGCTCGAGCCGAATCATCTTGAGGCCCTGAAACTACTGGGTCAGCTCTACGTGGAACAAAATGAGGTGGTCCTGGCGCGCAAGGTGCTGGAGCAGGTGCTGCAACAGGACCCGGACGACCTGGAGAGTTCGCTTTTGTTGAACTCGGTCGCCGTCACTCCCTCCCAGGAGGAACCCGAAGAAGTGCTGGAGAACATCGAGATCATAGAGGAACTGGAGGAGGTGGTGGAAGAGGATTTTGCCGCTCCCCTCCGTCCCGCGGTGGAACCGGCCCGCCCCCAGGCGCCGGCTGCCGCGGCACCCCTGGAAGACGACGACATCTGGGCCATCGAGGACCTGGAAGAGGTCGAGGTCGAGCCTCTCCCCCCGCAACGGAGCGACGCTGCCACCCCCGATCCGCTTACGACTGCGACCCTGGCGGAACTCTACGTCTCCCAGGGGTTCGTCGAGAAGGCGCTGGGGATCTACCGGGAGCTCATCACAGCGCACCCGTCCAACTCGCAGTACCGGCTGCGCTGCGCGGAACTTCAGGAAATGCTGGAATTGCAGCAGATGCCGGTCGAATCCGCAGGAGCGGCAAAGGGACCGGCTGCCGCGACGGCGCCCGCCGCGGAACTGCTGGAGGACACTGACGATTTTGAAGCCGGCTGGGATGTCCCGGTCGAGCCGGAAGGCATGGCTGAAGCAGAGCGGAACTCCGAACTGGTGATACCTGCCGCCTTGGAGACGCCGGCTAAGCTGGAATTTCCTGCAACCGCCGAGGCGGCGTTTGCCATCGAATCCCCGGCCGTAATGGAAGAGCCTGCCCTGGAGGTATTGGAGACGCGGAGCGCGCCGACCGGTGGCGCAGGCGAAGCCGAGGTCGAGCTGCAACGCTGGCTGGAAAACATAAGGAGAAGAAAAGATGGGGTTTAAGGCGATACTCAAGTCGATCGTTGAGGAAAGCGGCGGCGGCCTTGGCGGCGTCATCATGGGATACGACGGCATCTCCATCGATGAATATGTGAAGCAATCGGCAGGGGTCGACGTGCAGACGATGACCGTCGAATACGCTTCGGTGCTCAAAGAAATCAAGAGGACGGTTGGGGTGTTGAAGACCGGCGAGCTGGAAGAGGTTTCCATCATCACCGGAGGATGCAGCATCGTCGTGCGCGGGATCAGCGACGACTTCTTCGTGGCGCTCATCATGACCGCCGACGGCAACTTCGGCAAGGGGCGCTACCTCTTGAAACGCGCCGCCCCCGGTTTTGCGGAGGCGCTGCAATGACAAAACCAGACGTGAGGATATTGGTCCTTCACGGACCGAACCTGAACCTGCTCGGCACCCGCGAGCCGGGGGTCTACGGCACCACAACGCTAAAGGGGATCAACCAGTCGCTCATGGCGCTTGCCTCTGAGTTCTCGCTGGAGCTGCGCATCCTGCAGACCAATTCGGAAGGGGCCATGGTCGACGCCATCCAGGGAGCCATGGCGGATTGCCAGGGAATCCTCATCAACCCTGCTGCCTACACCCATACCAGCGTCGCCATCCGCGACGCCATCGCCGCAGTGGCGCTCCCCGCTGTGGAAGTGCATCTCTCCAACGTCCACGCCAGGGAGCCCTTCAGAAGCCACAGTTACATAGCTCCGGTTGCAGTGGGTCAGATCTGCGGATTCGGCGCCATCAGCTACCTTTTAGGACTGCGTGCACTCGCGGAGCGGCTGGGAAAATAAGAA
Proteins encoded in this region:
- a CDS encoding shikimate kinase: MKNNIFITGFMGCGKTSVGRVLSQRLGWTFVDLDQVIVDRAGTSIKEIFASKGEPAFRAVETAALAEVASRQSQVVSTGGGAVIAPQNREAMRGSGRIVNLTASVETIAARVTGDSERPLLAADASVERISSMLQGREEYYADADLRIDTTGKTIEAVASEVIDSLKGFL
- a CDS encoding tetratricopeptide repeat protein, with protein sequence MVEDALSFWTEIQRYEDMLATDAKNLCFAPLSELYRKLGLLDDAIMVAEKGCAAHPDLPAGFLALGTACYAKGLTGQARNALERAVALEPNHLEALKLLGQLYVEQNEVVLARKVLEQVLQQDPDDLESSLLLNSVAVTPSQEEPEEVLENIEIIEELEEVVEEDFAAPLRPAVEPARPQAPAAAAPLEDDDIWAIEDLEEVEVEPLPPQRSDAATPDPLTTATLAELYVSQGFVEKALGIYRELITAHPSNSQYRLRCAELQEMLELQQMPVESAGAAKGPAAATAPAAELLEDTDDFEAGWDVPVEPEGMAEAERNSELVIPAALETPAKLEFPATAEAAFAIESPAVMEEPALEVLETRSAPTGGAGEAEVELQRWLENIRRRKDGV
- a CDS encoding disulfide isomerase DsbC N-terminal domain-containing protein: MFKNFLVLTLMVLSLAACSKPPAKEQVQAAIKKFIPVNFEVLQLSELKEVPGLYEVVVSVNQQPVVFYVDKKAKHVFSGSVLSVDTKGNLTVETQKKFQKK
- the aroB gene encoding 3-dehydroquinate synthase, yielding MIAEKIRVALDERSYDIEMGAGNLDRIGSLCREVGLSGTAAVVSNTTVAPLYYETVRLSMERAGYRVVPVTLPDGEGYKNSATLNLIYDGLVDASLDRGSFILALGGGVIGDMAGFAAASYLRGIPFVQIPTTLLSQVDSSVGGKTGINHPRGKNLIGAFYQPKAVLIDVATLDTLPKREFLSGLGEIVKYGAVLDGGFFDFLEKNAKLLLARDKEALIQAVSRSCAIKAKVVAEDEREGGVRAVLNYGHTLGHAVETLTGYTRYLHGEAVAIGMVQAARLSQHYGFCSQADRERIEALVVALGLPTELPSFPPQQYREALSHDKKVRDKGLLFICNQGIGAYRMERLTDLGALLEICGIGE
- a CDS encoding roadblock/LC7 domain-containing protein, which gives rise to MGFKAILKSIVEESGGGLGGVIMGYDGISIDEYVKQSAGVDVQTMTVEYASVLKEIKRTVGVLKTGELEEVSIITGGCSIVVRGISDDFFVALIMTADGNFGKGRYLLKRAAPGFAEALQ
- the aroC gene encoding chorismate synthase: MFRYLTAGESHGPQLTAIVEGVPSGLKISEADINVDLARRQGGYGRGGRMKIETDKVQILSGVRWGETMGSPITLVVENSDWVNWEERMSPYAEHRDDSIRVTRARPGHADLPGAMKYCQSDVRNILERSSARETAVRVAVGAVAKAYLARFGIAVTGCVLELGGVKAERPDLGVKALQEKIAASPVYTYDPKAELEMIAAIDRAKDAGDTLGGVVEVRVTGLPVGLGSHVQWDRRLDARLAAAVMSIQAFKGVEVGAGFETARLPGSQVHDEIFFDQQRVARGEKTGFYRNTNRAGGLEGGITNGEEIVICGAMKPIPTLYQPLQSVDILTKEPFEATVERSDCCAVPAASVVAEAVVAIEIASAFMDKFGGDSVAETARNYSSYIEYLREF
- the aroQ gene encoding type II 3-dehydroquinate dehydratase; the encoded protein is MRILVLHGPNLNLLGTREPGVYGTTTLKGINQSLMALASEFSLELRILQTNSEGAMVDAIQGAMADCQGILINPAAYTHTSVAIRDAIAAVALPAVEVHLSNVHAREPFRSHSYIAPVAVGQICGFGAISYLLGLRALAERLGK